The Xiphophorus couchianus chromosome 5, X_couchianus-1.0, whole genome shotgun sequence genome includes a region encoding these proteins:
- the eif4a3 gene encoding eukaryotic initiation factor 4A-III encodes MAAVGVQGRKRLLKEEDMTKVEFETSEEVDVTPTFDTMGLREDLLRGIYAYGFEKPSAIQQRAIKQIIKGRDVIAQSQSGTGKTATFCISVLQCLDIQVRETQALILAPTRELAGQIQKVLLALGDYMNVQCHSCIGGTNVGEDIRKLDYGQHVVAGTPGRVFDMIRRRSLRTRAIKMLVLDEADEMLNKGFKEQIYDVYRYLPPATQVVLISATLPHEILEMTNKFMTDPIRILVKRDELTLEGIKQFFVAVEREEWKFDTLCDLYDTLTITQAVIFCNTKRKVDWLTEKMREANFTVSSMHGDMPQKERESIMKEFRSGASRVLISTDVWARGLDVPQVSLIINYDLPNNRELYIHRIGRSGRYGRKGVAINFVKNDDIRILRDIEQYYSTQIDEMPMNVADLI; translated from the exons ATGGCTGCTGTCGGGGTACAGGGCAGGAAGAGGCTCCTAAAGGAGGAGGACATGACCAAGGTGGAGTTTGAGACCAGCGAGGAGGTGGATGTTACCCCCACCTTCGACACGATGGGTCTCCGGGAGGACCTGCTCCGCGGGATATACGCCTACG GCTTCGAGAAGCCGTCGGCCATCCAGCAGAGAGCCATCAAGCAGATCATCAAAGGCCGTGATGTCATCGCTCA GTCTCAGTCTGGGACGGGGAAAACCGCCACCTTCTGCATCTCTGTGCTGCAGTGTTTGGACATCCAG GTGAGGGAGACCCAAGCTCTGATCCTGGCTCCGACTCGGGAGCTGGCGGGACAGATCCAGAAG GTGCTGCTGGCGCTGGGCGACTACATGAACGTCCAGTGCCACTCCTGCATTGGTGGCACCAACGTGGGCGAGGACATCAGGAAGCTGGACTACGGGCAGCACGTGGTGGCCGGCACGCCGGGACGCGTCTTTG ACATGATCCGGCGCCGCAGCTTGAGAACCCGAGCCATCAAGATGTTGGTTCTGGACGAAGCCGACGAGATGCTGAATAAAG GCTTCAAGGAACAGATCTACGATGTGTACCGCTACCTGCCTCCTGCCACCCAGGTGGTTCTGATCAGCGCCACGCTGCCTCACGAGATCCTGGAGATGACCAACAAGTTCATGACCGACCCGATCCGGATCCTGGTCAAGCG TGATGAGCTGACCCTGGAGGGCATCAAGCAGTTCTTCGTCGCCGTGGAGAGAGAGGAGTGGAAGTTCGACACCCTGTGTGACCTTTACGACACGCTGACCATCACACAGGCCGTCATCTTCTGCAACACCAAGAGGAag gtggACTGGCTGACGGAAAAGATGAGGGAGGCGAACTTCACCGTGTCGTCGATGCATGGAGACATGCcccagaaagagagagagtccATCATGAAGGAGTTCAGGTCCGGCGCCAG CCGGGTCCTGATCTCCACAGACGTGTGGGCGCGCGGACTGGACGTCCCCCAGGTGTCGCTAATCATCAACTACGACTTGCCCAACAACCGAGAGCTCTACATCCACAG GATTGGCCGGTCGGGTCGCTATGGCAGGAAGGGCGTGGCCATCAACTTCGTTAAAAACGACGACATCCGGATCCTGCGGGACATCGAGCAGTACTACTCGACCCAGATCGATGAGATGCCCATGAATG tggctgACCTGATCTGA
- the LOC114144103 gene encoding serum response factor-like, protein MATRTGAGNGSVAVSSAGPEPTAGQETDGEPFEDLEFSTEVVYSGSDQDSESGDDEDAVGSGGDRRGVKRERSEHGQSGRSSGGPNRAYSGGNSALSGAKPGKKTRGRVKIKMEFIDNKLRRYTTFSKRKTGIMKKAYELSTLTGTQVLLLVASETGHVYTFATRKLQPMITSETGKALIQTCLNSPDSPPRADPSGDQRMSATGFEETDLTYQVAEADAAAEGAKDPVKPAFGPPSSSSSGPLQSGAPSWQPPASSSNGAVLKTPAGVVLPGGLTLMSGAQLPPGTHTIPLSQLQGPAPALQAPPTQPATLLRLPATVSLTGGGVSQQLQTIQVQPSSQQTSNHSGSDTRSPASSTAGLSVVSSSSSSSSTASHMMYPGGPTVMYATSSPSLADGGLAVLNAFPAGHTPSHDPGAVQQVFLTSLPPVAAQIPVSAVQLHPMVIGAPGGGGSLAELQVVSLDIHQSKED, encoded by the exons ATGGCGACCAGAACCGGGGCAGGCAACGGCAGTGTTGCGGTGAGCTCCGCGGGACCCGAACCGACCGCTGGACAGGAGACGGACGGCGAACCTTTCGAGGACCTGGAGTTCAGCACCGAGGTGGTCTACAGCGGCTCGGATCAGGACTCGGAGTCCGGGGACGACGAGGACGCCGTGGGTTCCGGCGGGGACCGCAGGGGCGTGAAGCGGGAGCGGAGCGAGCACGGTCAATCTGGCCGGTCCTCCGGGGGCCCGAACCGGGCTTACAGCGGCGGAAACTCCGCGCTGTCAGGAGCCAAACCCGGGAAGAAGACCCGAGGGCGGGTCAAGATCAAGATGGAGTTCATCGACAACAAGCTGCGGCGGTACACGACGTTCAGCAAGAGGAAGACCGGCATCATGAAGAAG GCCTACGAACTGTCCACCCTGACTGGGAcccaggttctgctgctggtggCCAGTGAGACGGGTCACGTTTACACCTTCGCCACCAGGAAGCTGCAGCCAATGATCACCTCGGAGACGGGCAAGGCGCTGATCCAGACCTGCCTCAACTCGCCTGACTCGCCGCCGCGCGCCGACCCGTCCGGCGACCAGCGCATGAGCGCCACCGGCTTCGAGGAGACCGACCTGACCTACCAGGTGGCCGAGGCGGACGCCGCCGCCGAGGGCGCCAAG GATCCGGTGAAGCCGGCCTTCGGCCcgccttcctcctcttcctcaggccCCCTGCAGAGCGGCGCCCCCTCCTGGCAGCCTCCGGCCTCCTCCAGCAACGGCGCAGTGCTGAAGACTCCTGCAGGAGTGGTTCTCCCTGGAGGACTCACCTTGATGTCAG GTGCCCAGCTGCCCCCCGGCACCCACACCATCCCCCTCAGCCAGCTGCAGGGCCCCGCCCCCGCGCTCCAGGCTCCACCCACTCAGCCGGCCACGCTGCTCCGCCTCCCCGCTACCGTTTCTCTGACAG GAGGCGGAGTCTCTCAGCAGCTGCAGACCATTCAGGTTCAGCCCAGTAGTCAGCAAACATCCAATCACAGCGGCTCTGACACACGCAGCCCCGCCTCCTCCACAG CTGGTCTCTCTGTggtctcttcttcctcctcctcttcctccacggCGAGTCACATGATGTATCCTGGCGGTCCCACTGTGATGTACGCCACGTCCAGCCCCTCTCTGGCCGACGGCGGCTTGGCCGTCCTCAACGCCTTCCCCGCCGGCCACACCCCGTCCCATGACCCAG GTGCGGTCCAGCAGGTCTTCCTCACATCTCTTCCTCCGGTTGCTGCTCAGATCCCGGTTTCTGCTGTGCAGCTGCACccg ATGGTGATCGGTGCGCCCGGCGGTGGTGGCAGCCTGGCGGAGCTGCAGGTGGTCAGTCTGGACATTCATCAGTCCAAGGAGGACTGA
- the soul4 gene encoding heme-binding protein soul4 has product MALISLDDLEGLDDEQLEDDITDNTEPMGDEEGLLSHWQAVASTHQVSVPAEMTGPIQEMTRNRQQREPLPFVLIARHEKMGEVLYEERRYPAGFWVGSRSGEDLYEQSISLAFMKLMRFICKENSAGRYLGMTVPVVSSVQVIEDGKTFEKSVETAFFLPSEFQSSAPRSLDPDISVTYREPIRVIARTFYGTTTEQTVGWQIRVLRELLDPGDPGVHGDRYMVAVYDNPGAPQRRNEIWFIRREP; this is encoded by the exons ATGGCTTTGATCTCACTGGATGACCTGGAGGGATTGGACGACGAGCAGCTGGAGGATGACATCACCGACAACACCGAGCCAATGGGGGACGAGGAAGGCCTGCTGAGCCACTGGCAGGCGGTGGCCAGCACCCACCAGGTGTCTGTCCCTGCAG AAATGACCGGGCCGATCCAGGAAATGACCCGGAACCGCCAGCAGAGGGAGCCGCTGCCCTTCGTCCTGATCGCCCGCCATGAGAAG atggGCGAGGTTCTGTACGAGGAGCGGCGGTACCCAGCCGGGTTCTGGGTGGGCTCACGGAGCGGCGAGGATCTGTACGAACAGAGCATCTCCCTCGCCTTCATGAAGCTGATGCGCTTCATCTGCAAGGAGAACTCTGCAG GGCGCTACCTGGGCATGACCGTACCTGTGGTCAGCAGCGTCCAGGTGATAGAGGACGGCAAAACTTTTGAGAAGAGTGTGGAGACGGCTTTCTTTCTTCCCTCCGAGTTCCAGAGTAGCGCACCGCGCTCCCTCGATCCCGACATCAGCGTCACCTACCGGGAGCCAATCAGAGTAATTGCAAG GACGTTCTATGGGACAACCACGGAGCAAACGGTGGGCTGGCAGATACGCGTCCTGCGGGAACTGCTCGACCCCGGTGACCCCGGCGTCCACGGCGACCGCTACATGGTCGCCGTGTACGACAACCCTGGAGCGCCGCAGCGCCGCAACGAGATCTGGTTCATCCGCAGAGAGCCGTAG